Proteins found in one Epinephelus fuscoguttatus linkage group LG4, E.fuscoguttatus.final_Chr_v1 genomic segment:
- the chst6 gene encoding carbohydrate sulfotransferase 6, with the protein MRCRVNLSTMIFLVILQGAAVVLFCGWYVQLSPCGSAPTNGKVHVLLLSSWRSGSSFVGQVFSQHPSVFYLMEPAWHVWTKLQKPGARSLRMAVRDLLRSVFQCDFSVMEAYLPEHHNVSSLFMWSHSRALCSPPACSLTPRNQFSNQTRCFQTCDARGLQRVEEACGTYSHIVLKEVRFFELESLYPLLQDPSLDLRIIHLVRDPRAVVKSREESAKAFVSDNAVVLEQRSIPAGEVQYQVMQEICRSHVRINERAIMKPPPFLKGRYKMVRYEDVARNPLVEIAAMYDFVGLEMTSQLEEWIYRVTHGKGKGSRKEAFKITSRNAADVSQAWRTVLPHNKVKRIQEVCKGAMSLLGYRTVNNEKEQKRLDIDLLVPREPYQFSWLPAKTEHPSNS; encoded by the coding sequence ATGCGCTGCAGAGTGAACCTCAGCACCATGATTTTCCTGGTGATCCTTCAGGGGGCAGCAGTGGTGCTGTTCTGTGGCTGGTACGTCCAGCTCAGTCCCTGTGGCTCTGCCCCTACTAATGGCAAAGTTCAcgttctgctgctgtcatcgTGGCGATCAGGCTCGTCCTTCGTGGGTCAGGTGTTCAGTCAGCACCCATCTGTCTTCTATCTTATGGAGCCAGCTTGGCATGTATGGACCAAACTGCAGAAACCAGGTGCACGATCACTCCGGATGGCTGTGAGGGATCTATTACGGAGCGTATTCCAGTGTGACTTCTCTGTGATGGAGGCCTACCTGCCGGAGCACCACAATGTGTCCTCCTTGTTTATGTGGAGTCACAGTAGAGCACTGTGCTCACCGCCGGCCTGTTCTCTCACACCACGCAACCAGTTCAGCAACCAGACTCGGTGCTTCCAGACATGTGATGCTAGGGGCCTGCAGAGGGTGGAGGAGGCCTGTGGGACTTACAGTCACATAGTACTAAAAGAAGTGAGATTCTTTGAGCTGGAATCCCTCTACCCACTCTTGCAGGACCCAAGCCTAGATCTCCGCATCATCCACCTGGTCCGAGACCCTCGGGCTGTGGTGAAGTCTAGAGAGGAGTCAGCTAAAGCCTTCGTGAGTGATAATGCTGTCGTCTTAGAGCAGAGAAGCATACCAGCTGGTGAGGTGCAGTATCAAGTCATGCAGGAAATCTGCCGTAGCCACGTACGAATTAATGAGAGGGCCATCATGAAGCCCCCTCCATTTCTTAAAGGCCGCTACAAAATGGTCCGCTATGAGGATGTTGCACGCAACCCACTTGTGGAGATAGCTGCCATGTATGATTTTGTAGGTCTGGAGATGACCTCACAGTTGGAAGAGTGGATCTACAGGGTGACTCACGGGAAAGGCAAAGGGTCCAGGAAAGAGGCCTTCAAAATCACGTCACGAAACGCCGCTGATGTCTCGCAGGCTTGGCGTACCGTGCTGCCACACAACAAGGTCAAACGAATTCAGGAAGTGTGTAAAGGGGCCATGTCATTGCTTGGATACAGGACAGTAAACAATGagaaagaacagaaaagacttgACATAGATCTACTAGTACCACGGGAACCATATCAGTTCAGCTGGTTGCCAGCTAAAACAGAGCATCCCAGTAATAGTTAA